The region CGCAGGCCGACGAGCTTCCCGTTGGAGACGCCCAACCGGAGTTGCTCCGGTTGGGCGAGTGGCTGGACGCGTACTGGCGCGGCGAGCGCCCGCAACTCGCCTTCCGCCTTGCCCCGGCCGGCGCGGATTTCCGGCAGGCGGTTTGGCAACTGCTCCTGGGGATCCCGCACGGGCAGACCACCACCTACGGCGCGCTGGCCCGCCAGTTGGCCGACAGGTGGTCGCGCCGGGTGTCGGCCAGAGCCGTTGGCGGCGCGGTGGGGCACAACCCCGTCTCGATCGTCATCCCGTGCCACCGCGTGGTCGGCGCGAGCGGAAGCCTGACCGGCTACGCGGGCGGGATCGGAACCAAGACAAGGCTCCTCGAGTTGGAGGGCGTGGATATGAGCACGCTGTTCGTTCCGACATCGGGGACGGCGCTTTGAGCGTCGGGGCACCCAGCGGCACCGGTTGCGCGGAGAGTCGCGCTGTGGAACACGGCCCGCGAACCACGGCCGATGCCGTCCGCCTCGCTTCGCAGCCGCCCAGCGCCGCCAGCAGAGCACGCCGAGCGCCCGAAGGCTGGCGGCGGTCTCTAGGCTGGTTGCCATGTTGATCGCGGCAGTTGGAGACGTGCGCGGGCGCTGGGGCGAGGCCCGTGCGCTGATCGGCTTACCGAACGGTGGGTGACCTGTGACGCATTTCGGCGAATTGGAAGCTCGGATGCGGC is a window of Bifidobacteriaceae bacterium DNA encoding:
- a CDS encoding methylated-DNA--[protein]-cysteine S-methyltransferase, whose product is MTTCKTYYDSPLGRLLGTAGEDGVTGLWFVGQRYFPQADELPVGDAQPELLRLGEWLDAYWRGERPQLAFRLAPAGADFRQAVWQLLLGIPHGQTTTYGALARQLADRWSRRVSARAVGGAVGHNPVSIVIPCHRVVGASGSLTGYAGGIGTKTRLLELEGVDMSTLFVPTSGTAL